The window CCGACAGGAAGATGAGGGAAGGCGTCTGGGCCAAGAAGCAGTGCATGGGCATCGAACTTGAAGGAAAGACCATCGGTATCGTCGGCTTCGGAAGGATAGGCTACCAGGTTGCAAAGATAGCCAACGCCTTCGGAATGAGGGTTCTCCTCTACGACCCGTATCCGAACGAGGAGCGAGCGAAAGAAGTTGGAGGGCAATTCGCCGACCTTGAGACCCTCCTCAGGGAGAGCGACGTCGTTACGCTCCACGTGCCCCTTGTGGACGCAACCTACCACATGATAAACGAGGAGAGGCTTAAGCTCATGAAGCCTACGGCGATACTCATCAACGCCGCTCGTGGGGCTGTTGTGGATACCAACGCCCTCGTCAAGGCCCTTGAGGAGGGCTGGATTGCAGGAGCCGGCCTCGACGTCTACGAGGAAGAACCCCTGCCGAAGGACCACCCGCTCACCAAGTTCGACAACGTTGTTTTGACGCCACACATCGGTGCATCAACCGTTGAGGCCCAGATGAGGGCGGGAGTTCAGGTTGCCGAGCAGATAGTCGAGATTCTGAAGGGCTGAGTTTTTTCTTTTCCCTTTTCTATCCCGAATAAAATTTCCAGTATGGTTATGGTGGTGAACTTTATTAAGAACTTCCTCATCACCAGAGACGTTATAGTCCGCT of the Thermococcus sp. genome contains:
- a CDS encoding hydroxyacid dehydrogenase; amino-acid sequence: MKVLVAAPLHEKAIEVLKKAGFEVVYEEYPDEERLIELVKDVDAIIVRSKPKVTRRVIESAPKLKVIARAGVGLDNIDLEAAKERGIKVVNSPGASSRSVAELAFGLLFAVARKIAFADRKMREGVWAKKQCMGIELEGKTIGIVGFGRIGYQVAKIANAFGMRVLLYDPYPNEERAKEVGGQFADLETLLRESDVVTLHVPLVDATYHMINEERLKLMKPTAILINAARGAVVDTNALVKALEEGWIAGAGLDVYEEEPLPKDHPLTKFDNVVLTPHIGASTVEAQMRAGVQVAEQIVEILKG